In a single window of the Elaeis guineensis isolate ETL-2024a chromosome 6, EG11, whole genome shotgun sequence genome:
- the LOC105033253 gene encoding uncharacterized protein, whose amino-acid sequence MKFLKHYDKERMKMAILKHEETFRQQVHELHRLYRVQKLLTSDMKDIKLKRQKDLACPKANLSMGNGEHGTGSCQPRYNNHHQRRPRRPLNLELPAEEYIENAEEDVMLEIEQESDIELTLAIRSRRSERDGTPGTSFNSSSTESSGVKSRGHEWGLSQAPDINLSFPYERNSSFNVGEGMRQDGVKQQPPWLFQCLSLKMA is encoded by the exons ATGAAGTTTTTGAAGCACTACGATAAAGAACGAATGAAAATGGCCATCCTGAAGCATGAAGAAACCTTCAGACAGCAG GTTCATGAACTCCATCGCTTGTATAGAGTTCAGAAGCTACTAACGAGTGATATGAAAGATATTAAGCTCAAGAGACAAAAAGATCTTgcatgtcctaaagctaatctcAGTATGGGAAATGGAGAGCATGGAACAGGTTCATGTCAACCACGTTATAACAACCACCATCAGAGAAGGCCTCGTCGGCCACTTAATCTGGAACTCCCAGCAGAAGAGTACATAGAAAATGCTGAAGAAGATGTGATGCTAGAGATCGAACAAGAAAGTGATATAGAGCTAACGCTGGCCATAAGAAGCAGGAGGAGTGAGAGAGATGGAACTCCTGGAACGAGCTTTAACTCATCTTCAACTGAGTCTAGTGGGGTCAAATCAAGAGGCCATGAATGGGGACTGAGTCAGGCGCCAGACATAAACCTCAGCTTTCCATATGAGAGGAACAGTTCCTTTAATGTTGGAGAAGGAATGAGACAGGATGGAGTAAAGCAGCAGCCACCCTGGCTCTTCCAATGTTTGAGCCTCAAGATGGCGTGA